Proteins found in one Clostridium kluyveri DSM 555 genomic segment:
- a CDS encoding MFS transporter, with translation MNNKKYYPTALALYFTYFVHGIGVSILGQYKQNFAGTWGAKTLADGTFDVSVVLAVIAALGLGRLITLPFSGPISDRFGRRISGLIGMACYAAYFIGIVFSPNLYVAYAFALIGGAANSFLDTCVTPSCLEIFVNSGDVANMFTKFSISIGQFVLPFIIGFVAVSQMSYKTIFLVVAVFIIIDAILIAFMPFPPMNRADDSKGNAVKPIKEKMKFTPVSIAIICIGFTSTSTFQLWLNCNQELGKLYGMVDPSKIQSFYSLGTMTAILVTAFLVKKFIKPVRILAIYPTIATIMLIILYFVQTPTICLIGGFVLGYSAAGGVLQLAVSTANSMFPTNKGKITSIVMISSSIANYVILNIAGVITNAGGVYGPKYVILFNIVITVIGILLALYVNRHSIKEAL, from the coding sequence ATGAATAACAAAAAATACTATCCTACCGCACTAGCATTATATTTTACTTATTTTGTACATGGTATTGGAGTATCCATCCTTGGACAATATAAACAAAATTTTGCAGGTACCTGGGGTGCAAAAACACTAGCTGATGGTACCTTTGATGTAAGTGTAGTTCTTGCTGTTATTGCTGCTTTAGGTCTAGGTCGTCTAATTACGCTTCCTTTTTCAGGACCTATTTCCGACAGATTTGGTAGAAGAATTTCCGGACTAATTGGAATGGCTTGTTACGCTGCTTATTTTATAGGCATTGTATTTTCGCCAAATCTATATGTTGCTTATGCTTTTGCACTAATTGGAGGTGCTGCTAACTCTTTCTTGGATACCTGTGTTACTCCATCCTGTTTAGAAATATTCGTAAATTCAGGTGACGTAGCTAATATGTTTACAAAATTCTCTATATCTATAGGTCAGTTTGTACTTCCATTTATAATTGGTTTTGTTGCAGTAAGTCAGATGTCTTATAAAACTATTTTCCTTGTAGTAGCTGTATTTATCATCATAGATGCTATTTTAATTGCATTTATGCCATTCCCTCCTATGAATCGTGCTGATGATTCAAAGGGAAATGCCGTTAAACCTATAAAAGAAAAAATGAAATTTACACCGGTTAGTATAGCAATAATTTGTATAGGTTTTACATCTACATCCACTTTCCAATTATGGTTGAATTGTAATCAAGAATTAGGAAAGCTTTACGGAATGGTTGATCCTAGTAAAATTCAGTCATTCTATTCACTGGGAACCATGACCGCTATATTAGTAACTGCATTTTTAGTGAAAAAATTTATTAAACCAGTGAGGATTCTGGCTATTTACCCTACAATTGCTACAATCATGCTTATAATTTTATACTTTGTACAAACACCTACCATCTGTTTAATAGGAGGCTTTGTACTTGGATACTCTGCAGCAGGCGGTGTACTTCAATTAGCTGTATCTACAGCAAACTCAATGTTCCCGACAAATAAAGGTAAGATTACATCTATTGTTATGATTTCATCTAGTATAGCAAACTATGTTATTTTAAATATCGCTGGAGTTATCACAAATGCTGGAGGCGTATATGGACCTAAATATGTAATTTTATTCAATATAGTAATTACAGTAATTGGTATTCTACTTGCATTATATGTGAATAGACACTCCATTAAAGAAGCATTATAA
- the aroE gene encoding shikimate dehydrogenase encodes MKNDISGKTGLLGLIGDPVDHSKSPVMYNYGFEKLNLDYVYLAFQVPLEKVPDAITAIKTFKMKGSNVTMPCKSEVVKYMDELSPAARIIGAVNTIVNDNGKLTGHITDGVGFVRSLKEEGVEVKGKKITIMGSGGAATAIQVQCALDGSKEISIFNIKDNFYERAQKNVETIKKEVPDCTVNLYDLNDTEKLNEEVASSDILINATLVGMHPNEDESNIKDTSIFRKELVVADTVYHPKKTKFLKGAEAAGCKIVGGLGMLLWQGAEAFKLYTGLEMPVDEIKELYFK; translated from the coding sequence ATGAAAAATGATATTTCAGGAAAAACAGGTTTATTAGGCTTAATAGGTGATCCGGTAGATCATTCTAAATCACCGGTTATGTATAATTACGGCTTTGAAAAATTAAATCTGGATTATGTGTATTTAGCTTTTCAAGTTCCCCTTGAAAAAGTACCCGACGCTATTACTGCCATAAAAACTTTTAAAATGAAGGGTTCAAATGTAACCATGCCATGTAAAAGTGAAGTAGTTAAATATATGGACGAGTTATCCCCTGCTGCACGTATTATCGGAGCAGTTAATACCATCGTCAATGACAATGGAAAACTAACAGGCCATATCACAGATGGAGTTGGATTTGTACGCAGCTTGAAAGAAGAAGGTGTAGAAGTAAAAGGTAAAAAAATAACTATTATGGGTTCTGGAGGCGCTGCCACAGCTATCCAGGTACAATGCGCTTTAGATGGCAGCAAAGAGATTTCTATTTTCAATATAAAAGACAACTTTTATGAAAGAGCCCAGAAAAATGTTGAAACTATAAAAAAAGAAGTTCCTGACTGTACTGTAAATTTATATGACTTAAATGATACAGAGAAACTTAATGAAGAAGTTGCATCAAGTGATATTTTAATTAATGCGACACTTGTTGGAATGCACCCTAATGAAGATGAAAGTAATATAAAAGATACAAGCATTTTTAGAAAAGAACTGGTTGTAGCAGATACAGTATACCATCCAAAGAAAACAAAATTTTTAAAGGGTGCAGAGGCTGCTGGCTGTAAAATAGTAGGCGGCTTGGGAATGCTTCTTTGGCAGGGAGCAGAAGCTTTTAAATTATATACTGGTTTAGAAATGCCTGTAGATGAAATTAAAGAATTATATTTTAAATAA
- a CDS encoding FAD-dependent oxidoreductase: MKFKSMFEPIKIGPIIVPNRFVVSPMGNNFANTNGSMSDRSLAYYSERAKGGFGLITFEATVVDKKAKGGFRKPCLYDDSTIESFKGVIDACHENGAKVSIQLQHAGPEGNAKAAGYPIKSASSIPSAVGRDIPMAITTEELYELIGLYGDAALRAKKAGADAVEVHCAHGYLINSFLSPRTNKRVDEFGGCFENRMRLPRLIIENIRKKVGHSIAIICRINSSDEMPGGLDVHDSATIAAYLEDIGVDALHVSRAVHLRDEYMWAPTVLHGGFSAELATEIKRAVDIPVITVGRFTEPHFAELLVREGRCDLVAFGRQSLTDPHTPNKASAGRLDEMLPCIGCLQGCVPNMYQGKPITCLVNPCVGRESELKPAKASKKVTVVGGGVAGMYTAWISALRGHEVTLFEGSNILGGQMRLAAYPPGKGDLTNMVRSYITKCRQYGVKIKMNTKVTKELIKEESPDAVIIATGATPLVLPIPGINDSGLIHAVNLLDGKECCGEKVLVVGGGMVGCETAAFLGEQNHDVTVIEFRDKVGADVIPEHRKFLMEDFQKYNIKTITGAKVTKFFQGGVEYSLSEDKTDKIDGFDSVVLAMGSRSYDPLSEEVKKTIKETYVIGDAVKARRALDATTEAFEIAIKL, from the coding sequence ATGAAATTTAAATCTATGTTTGAACCAATAAAAATTGGTCCAATAATAGTACCAAATCGTTTCGTAGTTTCACCTATGGGTAATAATTTTGCCAATACAAATGGTTCTATGAGTGACAGATCCTTAGCTTATTACAGCGAACGTGCCAAAGGAGGATTTGGATTAATTACCTTTGAAGCCACAGTTGTAGACAAGAAGGCAAAAGGTGGTTTCCGTAAACCATGTTTATATGATGACAGTACCATAGAAAGTTTTAAAGGTGTTATTGATGCCTGCCATGAAAATGGTGCTAAAGTATCCATACAGCTTCAACATGCCGGACCTGAAGGTAATGCAAAGGCTGCAGGCTATCCTATAAAATCTGCATCTTCAATTCCTTCAGCAGTAGGACGTGACATCCCTATGGCAATAACTACTGAAGAACTCTATGAATTAATAGGGTTATACGGTGATGCAGCTCTTCGTGCAAAGAAAGCCGGAGCTGATGCAGTTGAAGTGCATTGTGCCCATGGATATTTAATTAACAGCTTTCTTTCACCAAGAACAAATAAACGTGTAGATGAGTTTGGTGGATGCTTTGAAAATAGAATGCGTCTTCCTCGTCTCATCATTGAAAACATACGTAAAAAAGTAGGACATTCCATAGCAATTATTTGTCGTATCAATAGTTCTGATGAAATGCCGGGAGGACTTGATGTACATGACAGCGCAACAATTGCTGCCTATCTGGAAGACATTGGTGTAGATGCTCTCCATGTTTCTCGTGCCGTCCACCTTCGTGACGAATATATGTGGGCGCCTACAGTGCTGCATGGAGGATTCAGTGCAGAGCTTGCTACAGAAATTAAACGTGCTGTAGATATTCCGGTTATTACTGTAGGACGTTTCACAGAGCCCCATTTTGCAGAACTTCTAGTTCGTGAAGGACGATGTGACCTGGTGGCTTTTGGACGTCAAAGCCTTACAGATCCTCATACACCTAATAAAGCTTCCGCAGGCCGTCTGGATGAAATGCTTCCATGTATCGGCTGTTTACAAGGATGTGTTCCAAACATGTATCAGGGAAAACCAATCACCTGTCTTGTTAATCCATGTGTAGGTAGGGAGTCCGAACTTAAACCTGCCAAAGCCAGTAAGAAGGTAACGGTTGTAGGCGGAGGAGTGGCCGGCATGTACACGGCCTGGATATCTGCTCTTAGAGGCCATGAAGTGACATTGTTTGAAGGCAGTAATATCCTTGGAGGACAGATGAGACTTGCAGCTTACCCTCCTGGAAAAGGAGATCTTACAAACATGGTCCGCAGTTATATCACAAAATGCAGACAATATGGAGTAAAGATAAAAATGAATACAAAAGTCACCAAAGAGCTAATAAAAGAAGAATCACCGGATGCAGTAATTATTGCAACAGGTGCAACTCCTCTTGTACTTCCTATTCCAGGTATAAATGATTCAGGACTGATTCACGCAGTGAATCTCCTTGATGGCAAAGAATGCTGTGGGGAGAAGGTTCTTGTAGTTGGCGGCGGAATGGTTGGATGTGAAACTGCAGCTTTTCTTGGGGAACAGAACCATGATGTCACTGTTATTGAATTCCGTGATAAAGTTGGAGCAGATGTAATCCCGGAACATAGAAAGTTCTTAATGGAAGATTTCCAAAAATATAATATCAAGACTATCACTGGAGCAAAGGTTACTAAATTCTTTCAAGGCGGTGTTGAATACAGTTTGTCAGAAGATAAAACAGATAAAATAGATGGTTTTGATTCAGTAGTACTTGCCATGGGATCCAGATCCTATGATCCTCTAAGTGAAGAAGTGAAAAAAACTATAAAGGAAACCTATGTAATAGGTGATGCAGTAAAAGCACGTAGAGCATTAGATGCCACTACCGAAGCCTTTGAGATAGCAATAAAATTATAG
- a CDS encoding sugar phosphate isomerase/epimerase family protein produces the protein MEKKINTNSYPPITISSYTLGTEVLFRDRVKAAAKVGFDGIGLRAENYVDAKKEGLTDEDMLAILDEYKIKVTEVEYITQWGTKEDRTKQQQEKEQTIYHMAHLFNVKHINCGLMEKLSDEQIATALGELCDRAGDIMIGLEFMPYSGVPDLASAWRAVKACSRKNAMLICDTWHWARANQTFDMIKSVPADKIVSIQICDVHDRPYPKKILRDESMHDRLFPGEGYGDTVGFVRMLKEHGVCPRAIGVETISDPIVEKGIEYAAQGAFKSAKKVLDEAWPEVSEHLK, from the coding sequence ATGGAAAAAAAGATTAATACAAATTCATATCCACCAATTACAATAAGTTCATATACACTGGGAACTGAGGTGTTATTTAGAGATAGAGTTAAAGCCGCAGCAAAGGTTGGATTTGATGGTATAGGTTTACGTGCTGAAAATTACGTAGATGCTAAAAAAGAAGGCTTAACTGATGAAGACATGCTGGCAATACTTGATGAATATAAAATAAAAGTCACCGAAGTTGAGTATATAACTCAGTGGGGTACTAAAGAAGATAGAACTAAACAGCAGCAGGAAAAAGAACAAACAATATACCATATGGCACACCTTTTTAATGTAAAACACATTAACTGCGGGCTAATGGAAAAACTTTCCGATGAACAAATTGCAACTGCCCTTGGAGAACTTTGTGATCGAGCAGGAGACATTATGATAGGTCTTGAATTCATGCCGTACAGCGGAGTTCCTGATTTAGCTTCTGCATGGCGTGCAGTTAAAGCATGCAGCAGAAAAAATGCCATGCTTATTTGTGATACATGGCACTGGGCCAGAGCAAACCAGACTTTTGACATGATTAAATCTGTTCCTGCAGATAAAATAGTTTCAATACAAATCTGTGATGTTCATGACAGACCATATCCTAAAAAGATATTGAGGGATGAATCAATGCATGACCGTCTGTTCCCAGGAGAAGGTTATGGGGATACTGTAGGATTTGTACGCATGTTAAAAGAACACGGGGTATGCCCTAGAGCCATAGGTGTTGAGACAATATCAGATCCTATTGTGGAAAAGGGAATTGAATATGCTGCCCAAGGTGCCTTTAAATCAGCAAAAAAAGTTTTAGATGAAGCATGGCCTGAAGTATCTGAACATTTAAAATAA
- a CDS encoding LysR family transcriptional regulator, whose product MNLYHLRYFVTLAHLEHYTKAAEELMITQPSLSHAIALLGKELGVSLFEKDGRNVVLTKYGKIFLTDVEKALEILDSSVKTLKMIGNGEGIVELAFLRTLGTDFVPKITRDFLQENKEKSIEFHFHTGVTGDIIEGLKSRKYDIAFCSKIEEEQSIEFIPVATQELVLIVPSNHPLADRDAIDLIDTISYPYIFFTKKSGLRPIIDNLFAQIGKLPEIAYEVEEDQVVAGLVSKNFGIAVSPNMPMLNSMDLKVIQILSPSWERKFYLAVVKDKYSTPVVQKFKNFVIEYTK is encoded by the coding sequence TTGAATTTATATCATTTGCGTTATTTTGTAACCCTGGCACATTTGGAACATTATACTAAAGCTGCAGAGGAATTAATGATTACGCAACCCAGTTTAAGTCATGCTATAGCTCTACTAGGAAAAGAACTTGGAGTTTCCTTATTTGAAAAAGACGGCAGGAATGTAGTGCTTACAAAATATGGAAAAATATTCTTGACCGATGTAGAGAAGGCATTGGAAATTTTAGACTCCAGTGTGAAAACGTTAAAAATGATTGGAAATGGGGAAGGTATTGTTGAACTTGCTTTTCTTCGTACTTTAGGGACGGACTTTGTGCCGAAGATTACCAGGGATTTTTTACAAGAAAACAAGGAAAAGTCTATTGAATTTCACTTTCACACAGGTGTGACAGGGGATATTATAGAAGGACTTAAATCTAGAAAATACGATATTGCTTTTTGTTCTAAGATAGAAGAAGAGCAAAGTATAGAGTTTATACCAGTTGCAACGCAAGAACTTGTATTGATTGTTCCAAGTAATCATCCTTTAGCTGATAGAGATGCCATAGATTTGATAGATACGATTTCATATCCTTATATATTTTTTACTAAAAAAAGTGGTCTTAGGCCAATAATTGATAATTTATTTGCTCAAATTGGTAAATTGCCTGAAATTGCTTATGAAGTTGAAGAGGATCAGGTAGTTGCAGGACTGGTTTCTAAAAATTTTGGTATAGCAGTAAGCCCTAATATGCCTATGCTTAATTCCATGGATTTAAAAGTTATTCAAATACTAAGTCCCAGTTGGGAGAGGAAGTTTTATCTAGCAGTAGTGAAAGATAAATATTCCACACCGGTAGTTCAAAAATTTAAAAATTTTGTTATAGAATATACAAAGTGA
- a CDS encoding DegT/DnrJ/EryC1/StrS family aminotransferase, whose protein sequence is MKVDFYTPKREYNEKKEEFNKAIQNVLEKGNFILGEEVSNLERAIEEYTGAKHAISVASGTDALVISSDILGFKNGKEVITSPFTFLASTSCLVKHNAKPVFVDIDEDTFNIDTDKIEEKINSNTKGILPIHLFCQMSDMDKIMDLASKNNLSVLEDAAEAFGMKWKGNNSTTYKHSGTLGDLGVFSFFPTKTLGGYGDGGMIITNNSDLAEKVKMFRVHGASKKYHYDYIGYNSRLDTIQAALLLVKLKYIDNSIIKRNIVSNWYKERLKSIPYIKIPKIKNDQHPVYYVFNILTEKRDELCAYLKEKEIGCSIYYPIPLHLQKCFSYLGHKKGDFPVSEKICEEILALPIYPEISEEEVDFVCNAIKSFYKK, encoded by the coding sequence ATGAAAGTTGATTTTTATACTCCTAAAAGAGAATATAATGAAAAAAAAGAGGAGTTTAACAAGGCTATACAAAATGTTTTAGAAAAAGGAAACTTTATATTGGGGGAAGAAGTTTCAAATCTTGAAAGAGCCATAGAAGAATATACTGGTGCAAAACATGCTATTTCTGTAGCTTCGGGTACAGATGCTTTAGTCATATCCTCTGATATACTAGGCTTTAAAAATGGTAAAGAGGTAATAACTTCACCTTTTACATTTCTTGCATCTACCTCCTGCTTAGTTAAACATAATGCAAAACCTGTTTTTGTAGATATAGATGAGGATACCTTTAATATTGATACAGATAAGATTGAAGAAAAAATAAATTCAAATACTAAAGGTATACTACCTATACATTTATTTTGTCAAATGTCAGATATGGATAAAATAATGGATTTAGCTTCAAAAAATAATCTTAGTGTACTTGAAGATGCTGCCGAAGCCTTCGGTATGAAATGGAAAGGAAATAACAGTACTACCTACAAACATTCAGGTACCCTAGGAGATTTAGGGGTATTTTCTTTCTTTCCCACTAAGACATTAGGTGGTTATGGAGACGGAGGTATGATAATTACAAATAATTCTGATCTAGCTGAAAAAGTGAAAATGTTCAGAGTTCATGGAGCCTCGAAAAAATACCACTATGATTATATAGGCTATAATTCAAGACTTGATACAATTCAAGCTGCATTATTGCTTGTCAAATTGAAATACATTGACAATTCCATAATAAAACGTAATATAGTCTCCAACTGGTATAAAGAAAGGCTAAAAAGTATTCCTTACATAAAAATTCCTAAAATTAAAAATGATCAACATCCAGTATATTATGTATTTAATATACTCACAGAAAAAAGAGATGAGCTCTGTGCGTATTTAAAAGAGAAAGAAATTGGCTGCAGCATATATTATCCTATCCCCCTTCACCTCCAAAAGTGTTTCAGCTATCTTGGACATAAGAAGGGAGATTTTCCTGTATCGGAAAAAATATGTGAAGAAATACTGGCACTACCTATATATCCTGAAATATCAGAAGAGGAAGTAGACTTTGTATGTAATGCTATAAAAAGCTTTTATAAAAAGTAG
- a CDS encoding DegT/DnrJ/EryC1/StrS family aminotransferase yields MNKKIPFSPPDITQDEIDALSEVLKSGWITSGPKTAEFEKKLADYCSANYSAAVSSATCGMELLLKVFDIKDGDDVITTPYTYTSTAAVSIQRSIKPIMVDVKKNNFSIDIDKIYDAITPNTKAIFSVDFAGVPVDYDALRQVLKLKNREDILLVSDSAHALGASYKGKRVGSQLDAHVFSFHAVKNLTTAEGGAITFNNNNLFGKENLLKDLKLNSLNGQSKDALSKMKAGAWKYDIVTAGYKCNMADINAALGLVQLRRYNNMLQRRKKIFEIYSSILSQKEWAILPFKENQNMETSYHLYPLRIKELKEEQRDEIIKTLAEKGIAVNVHFIPLPMFTLYKSLGYSIKDYPNAYEQYANEITLPLYSTLLPEDAEYVVKELIKVVEKVK; encoded by the coding sequence AAAAGAAATTAGCTGACTACTGCAGTGCAAATTATTCAGCAGCAGTTTCAAGTGCCACCTGTGGTATGGAACTTCTACTAAAAGTATTTGATATTAAAGATGGAGATGATGTAATAACCACTCCTTATACCTATACATCTACTGCAGCCGTATCTATTCAAAGAAGTATAAAACCAATTATGGTGGATGTAAAAAAGAATAACTTTTCTATAGATATAGATAAGATATATGATGCAATTACTCCAAATACAAAAGCCATTTTTTCTGTAGACTTTGCAGGAGTGCCTGTAGACTATGATGCTCTAAGACAAGTTCTAAAACTTAAAAATCGTGAAGATATACTGCTCGTATCAGACTCTGCCCATGCCCTTGGAGCTTCATACAAAGGAAAGAGGGTAGGCAGCCAGTTAGATGCCCATGTATTTTCTTTTCATGCAGTAAAAAATTTGACTACAGCAGAAGGGGGAGCTATAACCTTTAACAATAATAACTTATTTGGAAAAGAAAACTTATTAAAGGATTTAAAATTGAATTCCCTTAATGGCCAATCAAAGGATGCCTTATCCAAAATGAAAGCAGGTGCCTGGAAATATGACATAGTTACAGCAGGATATAAATGTAATATGGCAGACATAAATGCTGCTCTTGGATTAGTTCAACTTAGAAGATATAATAATATGCTTCAAAGGCGCAAAAAAATATTTGAAATATATTCAAGCATATTATCACAAAAAGAATGGGCCATACTTCCTTTTAAAGAAAATCAGAACATGGAAACCTCCTATCACCTGTATCCACTTAGGATTAAAGAATTAAAAGAAGAACAAAGAGATGAAATTATAAAAACACTTGCAGAAAAAGGCATAGCAGTTAATGTTCACTTTATACCACTGCCTATGTTTACCTTATATAAATCCCTTGGATATTCCATAAAAGATTACCCAAATGCCTATGAACAATATGCCAATGAAATAACACTACCACTTTATTCAACTCTCCTTCCAGAAGATGCTGAATATGTGGTAAAAGAGCTTATAAAAGTAGTAGAGAAGGTGAAATAA